A region from the Triticum urartu cultivar G1812 chromosome 1, Tu2.1, whole genome shotgun sequence genome encodes:
- the LOC125540681 gene encoding casein kinase 1-like protein 5, with translation MIGRGNAATPPGSHHGRSRPPPRKFKLVPEAISTGDGDGGTVFRVGPIIGTGSFGEIYHGTDAETKEEVAIKLESLRARFPQLIYEAKVYRKLQGQAGIPNVRWFGVEGDYSALVMDLLGPNLQELFESCDAKLSLKTVLMLADQMIDRIECLHTNSFVHKDIKPQNFLMGRGKSANLVHLIDFGIARKYMETSKHGKQHIPYRENMMGLQGTPRYASINNHLGIEQSRRDDLESVGYMLLYFLRGSLPWQDADAGNHRETHDMIKDMKIATSPEELCRGHPAEFASYLIYCRSLGFEDEPDYAYLRKLFKDLFVQQGFEYDYVYDWMVPRHYYKDDYRY, from the exons atgaTAGGACGCGGGAACGCAGCAACGCCGCCGGGATCGCACCACGGCCGCAGCAGGCCGCCGCCCCGCAAGTTCAAGTTGGTCCCGGAGGCCATCTCCACCGGGGACGGTGACGGCGGCACCGTCTTCCGCGTCGGCCCCATCATCGGCACCGGCTCCTTCGGGGAGATCTACCACGGCACGGACGCCGAGACCAAGGAGGAGGTCGCCATCAAGCTC GAGTCTCTCAGGGCGAGGTTCCCCCAGCTGATCTACGAGGCCAAGGTCTACAGGAAACTCCAAGGACAAG CCGGGATTCCAAATGTCCGGTGGTTCGGCGTCGAGGGCGACTACAGCGCCCTGGTCATGGACCTGCTGGGGCCAAACCTCCAGGAGCTCTTCGAGTCCTGCGACGCCAAGCTCTCCCTCAAGACCGTCCTCATGCTCGCCGACCAAATg ATTGACCGGATCGAGTGCCTCCATACCAACTCTTTCGTGCACAAGGACATCAAGCCACAGAACTTCCTCATGGGCCGTGGCAAGAGCGCCAATCTG GTTCATCTTATAGATTTCGGAATCGCGAGGAAGTACATGGAGACGTCCAAGCACGGCAAGCAGCACATCCCATACAG GGAGAACATGATGGGCCTGCAAGGAACGCCGAGATACGCTAGCATAAACAACCATCTCGGAATCG AGCAAAGCCGGAGGGATGACCTAGAATCCGTCGGCTACATGCTGCTCTACTTCCTCCGAGGAAG CCTCCCGTGGCAGGACGCGGACGCCGGGAACCACAGGGAGACGCACGACATGATCAAGGACATGAAGATCGCTACCTCACCCGAGGAGCTCTGCCGCGGACATCCAGCCGAGTTCGCGTCCTACCTCATCTACTGCCGCTCGCTGGGGTTCGAGGACGAGCCTGACTATGCGTACCTCAGGAAGCTGTTCAAAGACCTCTTTGTTCAACAAGGCTTCGAGTATGACTACGTTTATGACTGGATGGTTCCCCGGCATTATTACAAAGACGACTACCGGTACTGA